The following proteins come from a genomic window of Pseudochaenichthys georgianus chromosome 17, fPseGeo1.2, whole genome shotgun sequence:
- the mrpl34 gene encoding large ribosomal subunit protein bL34m — protein sequence MNIIRSSISRLRGINNFTSIPAGNLAIPGNSRLRLFSSWMVPTAAARPTISRCGLLSSQAEGSGVFQQLPWQYQQIRTKKRGTEYQPKNIKRKRTHGWIKRISTQSGIEVILRRMLKGRKSLTH from the exons ATGAACATTATACGGTCATCTATTTCCCGACTGCGTGGgataaacaatttcaccag CATCCCTGCAGGAAACCTTGCAATACCTGGCAACTCTCGCCTTAGACTATTCAGCAGCTGGATGGTGCCCACAGCAGCTGCAAGACCTACTATTTCCAGATGTGGGCTGCTTTCTTCACAAGCTGAGGGTTCAGGAGTGTTCCAACAGCTTCCATGGCAATACCAGCAGATTCGGACAAAGAAGAGAGGTACAGAGTATCAGCCCAAGAACATCAAACGCAAGAGGACCCACGGCTGGATCAAGAGGATCAGCACACAAAGCGGCATCGAGGTGATTCTGAGGCGCATGTTGAAGGGGCGGAAGTCACTCACACACTGA
- the LOC117462057 gene encoding protein ABHD8-like isoform X1: MLSCFATEESTMLTTITEGILCCLTGKAASLVLPLESSEPSDGFEFVEVKPGRVLRVRHIIPERPVVTEDQVTGKGNTDGTDDDVEGSLEEDNESNTGSSVHCKRKITVYRNGQLVIENLGDVLHSEILQCQDGDLEPCSTVEVELADYKEMPSSPDPNSAPPPVPSPLGEHKPAPPPRRRRRKPKRTVQIDSKRVISSCKGTHSDVALFFVHGVGGSLDIWGSQLDFFSRLGYEVIAPDLAGHGASTAPHIAAAYTFYALAEDLRAIFKRYARKRNILIGHSYGVSFCTFLAHEYPDLVHKVVMINGGGPTALEPSLCSIFQLPSCVLHCLTPCLAWSFLKAGFARQGAKEKQLLKQGNAFNVSPFVLRAMMSGQYWPEGDEVYHAELTVPILLVHGMCDKFVPMDEDQRMAEILLFAFLKVIEEGSHMVMMECPDTVNTLLHEFFLWEPDMFRKDSSKTDTALTDSLHTLKIHKPVDK; encoded by the exons ATGTTAAGCTGCTTTGCCACCGAG GAAAGCACTATGCTGACCACTATCACTGAAGGGATTCTCTGCTGTCTGACTGGGAAGGCTGCCAGTCTGGTCTTGCCTCTGGAGTCGTCTGAACCCTCTGATGGGTTTGAGTTTGTGGAGGTGAAACCTGGGAGAGTTCTGCGAGTGAGGCACATCATCCCAGAGCGTCCCGTGGTAACAGAGGATCAAGTTACAGGCAAAGGAAATACAGACGGAACTGATGATGATGTTGAAGGCTCTCTTGAGGAAGATAACGAAAGCAATACCGGCAGCAGTGTCCACTGCAAGAGGAAGATCACAGTCTACCGCAACGGGCAGCTAGTGATTGAGAATCTCGGCGATGTTCTGCACTCTGAGATCCTGCAGTGTCAGGATGGGGATCTGGAGCCTTGCAGCACAGTAGAGGTGGAGTTGGCAGACTACAAAGAAATGCCCTCTTCTCCAGACCCCAACTCTGCTCCTCCTCCGGTTCCCTCACCCCTTGGGGAACATAAACCTGCTCCACCGCCTCGCCGCCGGCGCCGCAAGCCCAAGCGCACTGTGCAAATCGACTCAAAGAGAGTCATCTCCAGCTGCAAAGGAACACACTCGGACGTAGCGTTGTTCTTCGTGCACGGCGTGGGAGGTTCTCTGGACATTTGGGGCAGCCAACTGGACTTCTTCTCTCGGCTTGGCTACGAGGTCATTGCTCCTGACCTGGCGGGGCATGGAGCCAGCACTGCCCCGCATATTGCAGCGGCTTATACTTTTTACGCCCTTGCAGAGGACCTTCGTGCCATCTTTAAGAGATATGCTCGTAAACGCAACATTCTCATTGGCCACTCATATGG AGTGTCATTTTGCACCTTCCTGGCCCACGAATACCCTGATCTGGTCCATAAGGTGGTGATGATCAATGGAGGCGGCCCCACAGCTCTGGAGCCCAGCCTTTGCTCCATCTTCCAGCTGCCATCTTGTGTCCTGCACTGTCTGACACCCTGTCTGGCCTGGAGCTTCCTCAA AGCTGGGTTTGCCCGCCAAGGTGCCAAAGAAAAGCAGCTGTTGAAGCAGGGCAACGCCTTCAATGTGTCTCCGTTTGTGCTGCGGGCCATGATGAGTGGTCAGTACTGGCCTGAAGGGGATGAGGTCTACCATGCTGAGCTCACTGTGCCCATCCTTCTGGTTCATGGCATGTGTGATAAGTTTGTGCCAATGGATGAGGACCAGCGCATGGCAGAA ATCCTTCTATTTGCATTCCTGAAAGTCATCGAGGAGGGAAGTCACATGGTCATGATGGAGTGCCCTGACACCGTCAACACCCTCCTCCACGAGTTCTTTCTATGGGAGCCTGACATGTTCAGGAAAGACAGCAGCAAAACAGACACGGCTCTCACTGACTCTCTCCATACACTGAAAATCCATAAGCCTGTGGACAAATAA
- the LOC117462083 gene encoding DET1- and DDB1-associated protein 1-like isoform X2, translating into MEKSDFLKGLPVYNKSNFSRFHADSVCKASNRRPSVYLPTREYPSEQIIVTEKTNILLRYLHQQWDKKNSGKKREQEQGEGENMAPPRKIARTDNRELNEDS; encoded by the exons ATGGAGAAG tctgattttctgaaaggACTACCGGTCTACAACAAAAGCAACTTCAGTAGGTTCCATGCAGACTCAGTATGTAAAGCATCA AACCGACGACCTTCTGTGTATCTTCCAACCCGGGAGTACCCATCAGAGCAGA TCATCGTcacagagaagacaaacatCCTATTGCGATATCTTCATCAACAGTGGGACAAAAAG AATTCAGGAAAAAAGCGAGAGCAGGAGCAAGGCGAGGGGGAGAACATGGCGCCTCCACGGAAAATAGCCAGAACAGACAATCGGGAGCTGAATGAGGATTCGTGA
- the LOC117462057 gene encoding protein ABHD8-like isoform X2 yields the protein MLTTITEGILCCLTGKAASLVLPLESSEPSDGFEFVEVKPGRVLRVRHIIPERPVVTEDQVTGKGNTDGTDDDVEGSLEEDNESNTGSSVHCKRKITVYRNGQLVIENLGDVLHSEILQCQDGDLEPCSTVEVELADYKEMPSSPDPNSAPPPVPSPLGEHKPAPPPRRRRRKPKRTVQIDSKRVISSCKGTHSDVALFFVHGVGGSLDIWGSQLDFFSRLGYEVIAPDLAGHGASTAPHIAAAYTFYALAEDLRAIFKRYARKRNILIGHSYGVSFCTFLAHEYPDLVHKVVMINGGGPTALEPSLCSIFQLPSCVLHCLTPCLAWSFLKAGFARQGAKEKQLLKQGNAFNVSPFVLRAMMSGQYWPEGDEVYHAELTVPILLVHGMCDKFVPMDEDQRMAEILLFAFLKVIEEGSHMVMMECPDTVNTLLHEFFLWEPDMFRKDSSKTDTALTDSLHTLKIHKPVDK from the exons ATGCTGACCACTATCACTGAAGGGATTCTCTGCTGTCTGACTGGGAAGGCTGCCAGTCTGGTCTTGCCTCTGGAGTCGTCTGAACCCTCTGATGGGTTTGAGTTTGTGGAGGTGAAACCTGGGAGAGTTCTGCGAGTGAGGCACATCATCCCAGAGCGTCCCGTGGTAACAGAGGATCAAGTTACAGGCAAAGGAAATACAGACGGAACTGATGATGATGTTGAAGGCTCTCTTGAGGAAGATAACGAAAGCAATACCGGCAGCAGTGTCCACTGCAAGAGGAAGATCACAGTCTACCGCAACGGGCAGCTAGTGATTGAGAATCTCGGCGATGTTCTGCACTCTGAGATCCTGCAGTGTCAGGATGGGGATCTGGAGCCTTGCAGCACAGTAGAGGTGGAGTTGGCAGACTACAAAGAAATGCCCTCTTCTCCAGACCCCAACTCTGCTCCTCCTCCGGTTCCCTCACCCCTTGGGGAACATAAACCTGCTCCACCGCCTCGCCGCCGGCGCCGCAAGCCCAAGCGCACTGTGCAAATCGACTCAAAGAGAGTCATCTCCAGCTGCAAAGGAACACACTCGGACGTAGCGTTGTTCTTCGTGCACGGCGTGGGAGGTTCTCTGGACATTTGGGGCAGCCAACTGGACTTCTTCTCTCGGCTTGGCTACGAGGTCATTGCTCCTGACCTGGCGGGGCATGGAGCCAGCACTGCCCCGCATATTGCAGCGGCTTATACTTTTTACGCCCTTGCAGAGGACCTTCGTGCCATCTTTAAGAGATATGCTCGTAAACGCAACATTCTCATTGGCCACTCATATGG AGTGTCATTTTGCACCTTCCTGGCCCACGAATACCCTGATCTGGTCCATAAGGTGGTGATGATCAATGGAGGCGGCCCCACAGCTCTGGAGCCCAGCCTTTGCTCCATCTTCCAGCTGCCATCTTGTGTCCTGCACTGTCTGACACCCTGTCTGGCCTGGAGCTTCCTCAA AGCTGGGTTTGCCCGCCAAGGTGCCAAAGAAAAGCAGCTGTTGAAGCAGGGCAACGCCTTCAATGTGTCTCCGTTTGTGCTGCGGGCCATGATGAGTGGTCAGTACTGGCCTGAAGGGGATGAGGTCTACCATGCTGAGCTCACTGTGCCCATCCTTCTGGTTCATGGCATGTGTGATAAGTTTGTGCCAATGGATGAGGACCAGCGCATGGCAGAA ATCCTTCTATTTGCATTCCTGAAAGTCATCGAGGAGGGAAGTCACATGGTCATGATGGAGTGCCCTGACACCGTCAACACCCTCCTCCACGAGTTCTTTCTATGGGAGCCTGACATGTTCAGGAAAGACAGCAGCAAAACAGACACGGCTCTCACTGACTCTCTCCATACACTGAAAATCCATAAGCCTGTGGACAAATAA
- the LOC117462083 gene encoding DET1- and DDB1-associated protein 1-like isoform X1, whose protein sequence is MEKVDSQHVLCLIIESDFLKGLPVYNKSNFSRFHADSVCKASNRRPSVYLPTREYPSEQIIVTEKTNILLRYLHQQWDKKNSGKKREQEQGEGENMAPPRKIARTDNRELNEDS, encoded by the exons ATGGAGAAGGTAGATTCACAGCATGTTCTTTGTCTAATTATTGAG tctgattttctgaaaggACTACCGGTCTACAACAAAAGCAACTTCAGTAGGTTCCATGCAGACTCAGTATGTAAAGCATCA AACCGACGACCTTCTGTGTATCTTCCAACCCGGGAGTACCCATCAGAGCAGA TCATCGTcacagagaagacaaacatCCTATTGCGATATCTTCATCAACAGTGGGACAAAAAG AATTCAGGAAAAAAGCGAGAGCAGGAGCAAGGCGAGGGGGAGAACATGGCGCCTCCACGGAAAATAGCCAGAACAGACAATCGGGAGCTGAATGAGGATTCGTGA